From one Deinococcus detaillensis genomic stretch:
- a CDS encoding TetR/AcrR family transcriptional regulator, which produces MARPRTISDQQIVDAAREVFLEHGFSATTAEIARRAGVSEGTLFKRFATKEELFAQTVGLHHVHDWHKEMRALIGRGDMRSNLEQVSLLIVTMARQVLPQLMMMWSRGQVPPVHFKGGHDPVSADTAVIAQYLRAEVGLGRLRPVDCEVVADALMGALTNRIHRELLQGSGIDAEYFVKTMLDFWWPGLAPPAPQDPSSKSE; this is translated from the coding sequence ATGGCCCGACCACGCACCATCAGCGATCAGCAAATTGTGGACGCGGCCCGTGAAGTCTTTTTGGAACATGGTTTTTCGGCCACGACCGCTGAAATCGCTCGCCGCGCCGGCGTTTCGGAAGGCACGCTTTTTAAGCGCTTTGCCACCAAGGAGGAACTCTTCGCCCAAACTGTCGGCCTGCATCACGTTCACGACTGGCACAAAGAGATGCGGGCGCTGATCGGTAGGGGCGATATGCGCTCCAACTTGGAGCAAGTTTCTTTGCTGATCGTCACGATGGCCCGTCAGGTGTTGCCGCAACTGATGATGATGTGGTCGCGCGGCCAAGTCCCGCCGGTTCATTTCAAGGGAGGCCACGACCCGGTCAGCGCCGACACGGCCGTGATCGCTCAGTATTTGCGGGCGGAAGTCGGGCTGGGGCGGCTGCGCCCAGTGGACTGCGAAGTGGTGGCTGACGCCCTGATGGGAGCGCTGACCAATCGCATCCACCGCGAACTCCTACAGGGCAGTGGGATCGACGCCGAGTACTTTGTCAAGACGATGCTGGATTTCTGGTGGCCGGGCTTGGCACCGCCGGCACCCCAAGATCCTTCATCCAAAAGTGAGTAG
- a CDS encoding TolC family protein, protein MTPHTPVRHAANRPRPFALNTLALLATLSLAAQATAQTSAVTLDLASAVTRAIANGPDVNTSRANLQKAQANSKAVQADPTSIITDQLAAQQTLQSATVGIANTKLSVMQTVISQYLGIYEADQRTSLNAAQVNFYSRSLQIAQARLAAKVATQLDVTKAQNSLSSNQQELADAKAQRPIAAAQLTKTLGLGQTAVTVKDPAAPPALSSTLASLQTGLDDRLPSLVQAANAVQTAQLQVKVSDNDYTPARTLQDAQTALSNAQRDLDSGRKVALTALNDAYRAAQNAREQVGISAASLAAQQTSLNQAQARLKAGTAAAIDVQNAQVLLLSAQFALTQAQDNSWKALAALSVAAGKDVTGLVQ, encoded by the coding sequence ATGACCCCACACACCCCAGTCCGTCACGCTGCCAACCGTCCCCGTCCGTTTGCCCTCAACACCCTGGCGCTTCTGGCCACCCTCAGCCTCGCGGCGCAGGCGACGGCGCAGACGAGCGCCGTTACGCTCGACCTCGCCAGCGCCGTGACCCGCGCCATTGCCAACGGGCCGGACGTGAACACCAGCCGCGCCAACTTGCAAAAAGCGCAGGCCAACAGCAAAGCCGTGCAGGCCGATCCGACCAGCATCATCACCGATCAGCTGGCCGCTCAGCAGACGCTGCAAAGCGCCACGGTGGGCATTGCCAACACCAAACTCAGCGTGATGCAAACGGTGATCTCGCAGTACCTCGGCATTTACGAAGCCGACCAGCGCACCAGCCTCAACGCCGCGCAGGTCAACTTTTACAGCCGCAGCCTGCAAATTGCCCAGGCCCGGCTTGCCGCCAAAGTCGCCACCCAACTCGACGTGACCAAGGCCCAAAACAGCCTCAGCAGCAACCAGCAAGAGCTGGCTGACGCCAAAGCCCAGCGCCCGATTGCCGCCGCTCAGCTCACCAAAACCTTGGGCCTGGGCCAGACCGCCGTGACGGTCAAAGACCCGGCTGCGCCGCCTGCGCTCAGCTCCACTCTGGCCTCGCTGCAAACTGGCCTCGATGACCGCTTGCCGTCGCTGGTGCAGGCGGCCAACGCGGTGCAGACCGCCCAACTTCAGGTCAAGGTTTCCGACAATGACTACACCCCGGCCCGCACCCTGCAAGACGCCCAAACCGCGCTCAGCAATGCCCAGCGCGACCTCGACAGTGGCCGCAAAGTCGCCCTGACCGCCCTGAACGACGCTTACCGCGCCGCCCAAAACGCCCGTGAACAAGTCGGCATCAGCGCGGCCAGCTTGGCGGCCCAGCAAACCAGCCTCAATCAGGCCCAAGCCCGCCTCAAAGCCGGAACAGCCGCCGCCATCGACGTGCAAAATGCCCAGGTTCTGTTGCTCTCGGCTCAGTTCGCGCTGACGCAGGCCCAAGACAACTCTTGGAAAGCGCTGGCCGCGCTCTCGGTGGCGGCGGGTAAAGATGTCACCGGCTTGGTGCAGTAA
- a CDS encoding TolC family protein — protein MTLSAALLCASLLGSALFGSALAQTAPLAAPPVTATPAAAPTPPAALVNPVLNFDQVQQAIKTSPGWRSAEENYRAAQYNLDAARARTGLSLSVGASATAGKTPLDGGDYKAAATLTGQVGAAVLPWGSAFDPLRAAERALSRAAFDLQESRQTLLLTALQNYLAAQSAATQETLTAAQAALAAKQLDAAQVQRQNNLLSLEGLLDRQGNLENAQASAIAAQANREITQRQLLSDLGLDVGLNLKLVLPSRAALPDAPAPVEDLLAQALQGRSEVQKAASQLEDARATVVSAQRDRLPGLSANLNYGELGGTGGRSVSGSLDFKTGVTGAQISFPLKASETPIPTSLSLGLSGSFNVLGSAASAAIASAQSSQRSAELALQSARTSVELDVRRKDNDALSTRRLVEVQQTALTRAQTALASARARLEAGLGTALDVQVADVAVQNAQASFDQAVSNAYLAKLQLDKAAARFNAALILTAGAKP, from the coding sequence GTGACACTGAGTGCCGCGCTGCTGTGCGCGTCGCTGCTCGGTTCGGCTCTGTTCGGCTCTGCGCTGGCCCAAACGGCTCCGTTGGCTGCGCCGCCCGTGACGGCCACCCCCGCCGCCGCGCCCACACCGCCCGCCGCGCTGGTCAATCCGGTGCTGAACTTTGACCAAGTGCAGCAGGCCATCAAGACCTCTCCCGGCTGGCGCAGCGCCGAGGAAAATTACCGCGCCGCACAGTACAACCTCGACGCCGCCCGCGCCCGCACCGGACTCAGCCTCAGTGTGGGAGCCAGCGCGACGGCAGGCAAAACCCCGCTGGACGGCGGCGATTACAAGGCCGCCGCCACCCTGACCGGCCAAGTCGGGGCCGCCGTATTGCCGTGGGGCAGCGCCTTTGATCCGCTTCGCGCCGCTGAGCGTGCGCTGAGCCGCGCCGCCTTTGACTTGCAGGAGAGCCGCCAAACGCTGCTGCTCACTGCCCTGCAAAATTATCTGGCCGCCCAGAGCGCTGCCACGCAGGAAACGCTTACCGCTGCTCAAGCGGCGCTGGCCGCCAAGCAGCTCGACGCCGCCCAAGTTCAGCGCCAGAACAACTTGCTGAGCTTGGAGGGCCTGCTCGACCGACAGGGCAATTTGGAAAACGCCCAAGCCAGCGCCATTGCCGCGCAGGCCAACCGCGAAATCACCCAGCGGCAACTGCTCAGCGACTTGGGGCTGGACGTGGGCCTGAACCTCAAGTTAGTGCTGCCCAGTCGGGCGGCCTTGCCCGACGCGCCCGCACCTGTCGAAGACTTGCTTGCCCAGGCTTTGCAGGGCCGCAGCGAGGTTCAAAAAGCCGCCTCGCAACTCGAAGACGCCCGCGCCACCGTGGTGAGCGCCCAGCGCGACCGGTTGCCGGGGTTGTCGGCCAATCTCAATTACGGCGAACTCGGCGGCACAGGTGGGCGCAGCGTGAGCGGCAGCCTCGACTTCAAGACCGGCGTGACGGGCGCTCAAATCAGCTTTCCGCTCAAGGCCAGTGAAACGCCGATTCCCACTTCGCTTTCGCTGGGCCTGAGTGGCAGCTTTAACGTGCTGGGCAGTGCGGCGAGCGCGGCGATTGCCAGTGCCCAGAGCAGCCAGCGCAGCGCCGAGCTGGCCCTGCAAAGCGCCCGCACCAGCGTCGAGCTCGACGTGCGGCGCAAAGACAACGACGCGCTGAGCACCCGCCGTTTGGTGGAAGTGCAGCAGACCGCGCTGACCCGCGCCCAGACCGCGCTGGCCTCGGCCCGCGCCCGCTTGGAGGCTGGACTTGGTACCGCGCTTGACGTGCAGGTCGCCGATGTGGCGGTGCAAAACGCCCAAGCCAGTTTTGACCAAGCCGTCAGCAACGCCTACCTCGCCAAATTGCAACTCGACAAAGCCGCCGCCCGCTTCAACGCCGCCCTCATTCTCACCGCCGGAGCCAAACCATGA
- a CDS encoding efflux RND transporter permease subunit, producing the protein MADQPKGDGPSEKSNLIGNMRSRMKARQEQNAATPVNLSKGGQAAPTDSRSSGSQPPGPHSSEPLPKINPAISFSVSRYVFSIGVFVAVVLLGLLNTTRLGVELLPNFEVPILAVSTSYSGATPDQVDREISRKIEDAISTISGVSDIRSTSTSGQSAVIITFQDGTNIDSAANSVSQSVAAIRGTLPSDANAPIVQKFDPNAQPILTLALQGGTARAADVTTYASDVLVPRLQRVAGVADITVSGGPTRQIQVLIDPAKLQSYNLTPARLTQAISTSALDLPAGSLTQNGNSIGFSTRNTPTSVQGVGRIIVDPQTGLTVSDVATVRDTSAAATSYARFNGQPAVLLGVRKASGTNSVSVADSVRASMESVKLPQGYSLSLSEDSTRTTRATVNDTFKEFLIGIAAVGVVVLLFLGRLNTVFAVVLAIPISISAAPLLYNLFGFTFNLISLLAIIVAIGIVVDDSIVVAENVQRYRDLGYDRLKSVLYGGSEVFSAVTAASFSLLAVLVPLSFMPGILGQFFRQFAIGLIAAIALSWLESLLFLTVRMAYTSDPDPIGWPQFGRLLGRFPEIIKWGFARRTLVSAWGILGLVVFGIGLAVISRQAGTGPIIFAALLLYPLIIGVVRYVLMVLLGLLEAVTTTLHGIVNGAVIRLARAYARSVAWALPRNLLVILLAVAFLLTIAIPIGKVGFAFVPKSDGGILTASLTLPVGTSLDQTNRAARKMESYLLAQSEVKLVSTSVGSGSLQGTGANGSAVTVTLIDKKLRPGIDDLVAKYQVGIKKALVGVPVGTLSVAAQQNGPGGSSDISLALSAPNQNILEAKNRELMRQLGQDGNLSSATSSLSATRQERNFVPNQAQLVGSGLTTSDLAQALRSYNDGSKAGSLRDGDNSVDIVVKLDPSLLQTEQSLLSQTVYSSALSANVPLSSLGSFRLQQAPATLNRFNKAYTATIDINLKKGGPNAFSYQQTIVSNATKAGILGNGVALGNASSFGSAGLTGNLVVYGPAVLVLAILMTYLVLGSQFNSFRYPLYLLLPVPLAIVGAVWTLFFFKTSLDVITILGMVILLGLATKNSILYLEFVVERMKHLPIKEALIEAAELRFRPIIMTTITVLVISIPLIFGGGEGAEFRRGLGIVIMGGVITGTLLTFYVVPSVFYRFERNRQQPREVQAEVLPSGIAPATD; encoded by the coding sequence ATGGCGGATCAGCCCAAAGGTGACGGCCCTTCAGAGAAGAGCAATTTAATCGGCAACATGCGCTCCAGGATGAAGGCCAGACAGGAGCAGAACGCGGCGACTCCCGTCAATCTGAGCAAGGGGGGTCAAGCCGCGCCGACGGACTCCCGTTCGTCTGGCTCACAGCCGCCTGGCCCGCACTCCTCCGAGCCGCTGCCCAAAATCAATCCGGCCATCAGTTTCAGCGTGTCGCGCTACGTCTTTTCAATTGGTGTGTTCGTGGCCGTGGTGCTGCTGGGCCTGCTCAACACCACCCGTCTCGGCGTGGAACTGCTCCCAAACTTTGAAGTGCCGATCTTGGCGGTGTCTACCAGTTACAGTGGCGCGACCCCTGACCAAGTCGACCGCGAGATTTCGCGCAAAATCGAAGACGCCATTAGCACCATCAGCGGCGTCTCGGACATTCGCTCGACCAGTACCAGCGGCCAGAGCGCCGTAATCATCACCTTTCAAGACGGCACCAATATCGATTCGGCGGCCAACAGCGTTTCTCAGTCGGTGGCGGCCATTCGCGGCACCTTGCCGAGTGACGCCAACGCGCCCATCGTGCAGAAATTTGATCCCAACGCCCAGCCGATTTTGACTTTGGCCCTTCAGGGCGGCACGGCGCGGGCCGCCGACGTGACCACCTACGCCAGTGACGTGTTGGTGCCGCGCCTTCAGCGGGTGGCAGGCGTGGCCGACATCACCGTATCGGGCGGGCCGACTCGCCAAATTCAGGTGCTGATCGACCCGGCCAAGTTGCAAAGCTACAACCTGACTCCGGCCCGGCTGACTCAGGCCATCAGCACCTCGGCCTTAGACCTTCCCGCCGGATCACTGACCCAAAACGGCAATTCCATCGGCTTTTCGACCCGCAACACACCCACCAGCGTGCAGGGCGTGGGGCGCATCATCGTCGATCCGCAAACCGGATTGACCGTCAGCGACGTGGCCACCGTGCGCGACACCTCGGCGGCGGCTACCAGTTACGCCCGCTTCAACGGCCAGCCCGCCGTGCTGCTGGGCGTGCGGAAGGCTTCGGGCACCAACTCGGTCTCGGTGGCCGACAGCGTGCGGGCCAGCATGGAAAGCGTCAAGTTGCCGCAGGGCTACAGCCTGTCCCTCTCCGAAGACTCGACCCGCACCACCCGCGCCACCGTCAACGACACCTTCAAGGAATTTTTGATCGGTATCGCGGCGGTGGGCGTGGTCGTGCTGCTGTTCTTGGGGCGGCTCAATACCGTCTTTGCGGTGGTGCTGGCCATTCCCATCTCGATCAGCGCCGCGCCGCTGCTCTATAACCTGTTCGGCTTTACCTTCAACCTGATTTCACTGCTGGCCATCATCGTGGCCATCGGCATCGTGGTCGACGATTCCATCGTGGTAGCCGAGAACGTGCAGCGTTACCGTGACCTCGGCTATGACCGACTCAAATCGGTACTCTACGGCGGCTCGGAAGTGTTTAGCGCCGTCACCGCTGCCAGCTTTTCTTTGCTGGCCGTGCTGGTGCCGCTGAGCTTTATGCCGGGTATTCTGGGGCAATTTTTCCGGCAATTCGCTATCGGCCTGATCGCCGCGATTGCCCTGAGTTGGCTGGAATCGCTGCTGTTCCTGACCGTCCGGATGGCGTACACCAGTGATCCCGACCCGATTGGCTGGCCGCAGTTTGGCCGCTTGCTGGGAAGGTTTCCCGAAATTATCAAGTGGGGCTTTGCCCGCCGCACGCTGGTGAGCGCTTGGGGCATCCTCGGCTTGGTGGTGTTCGGCATCGGGCTGGCCGTGATCTCGCGTCAGGCCGGAACCGGGCCGATCATCTTCGCGGCGCTGCTGCTCTATCCACTCATCATCGGCGTCGTCCGCTACGTCCTGATGGTGTTGCTGGGCCTCCTCGAAGCTGTCACCACCACGCTGCACGGCATCGTCAACGGCGCAGTTATCCGCCTCGCCCGCGCTTATGCCCGCAGCGTGGCATGGGCCTTGCCGCGCAATTTGCTGGTCATCTTGCTGGCGGTGGCGTTCTTGCTGACCATCGCCATTCCGATTGGCAAGGTGGGCTTTGCCTTCGTGCCCAAGAGTGACGGCGGCATTCTGACGGCCAGCTTGACGCTGCCGGTGGGCACCAGTCTGGATCAAACCAACCGCGCCGCCCGCAAGATGGAAAGCTATTTGCTGGCTCAAAGTGAAGTCAAACTGGTTTCGACCAGCGTGGGCAGCGGCTCGCTTCAAGGCACCGGGGCCAACGGCAGCGCCGTCACCGTCACCCTCATCGACAAAAAGCTGCGCCCCGGCATCGACGATCTGGTGGCCAAGTACCAAGTCGGCATCAAAAAAGCGCTGGTGGGCGTGCCGGTGGGTACCCTCAGCGTGGCCGCTCAGCAAAACGGCCCCGGCGGCTCGTCGGACATCAGCTTGGCGCTCAGCGCTCCCAATCAAAATATTCTGGAAGCCAAAAACCGTGAGCTGATGCGTCAGCTCGGCCAAGACGGCAACCTCAGCAGCGCGACCAGCAGCCTGAGCGCCACCCGTCAGGAGCGTAACTTCGTGCCGAATCAGGCGCAGCTGGTCGGTTCCGGTCTGACCACTTCGGACTTGGCGCAGGCGCTGAGAAGCTACAACGACGGCAGCAAAGCCGGGAGCCTGCGCGACGGCGACAACAGCGTGGACATCGTGGTCAAGCTCGATCCCAGCTTGCTGCAAACCGAGCAGTCGCTGCTCTCGCAGACGGTGTATTCCTCGGCGCTGTCGGCCAACGTGCCTCTCTCCAGCCTCGGCAGCTTCCGGCTCCAGCAAGCGCCCGCGACGCTCAACCGCTTCAACAAGGCTTACACCGCCACCATCGACATCAACCTCAAAAAGGGCGGCCCCAACGCTTTTTCTTATCAGCAAACCATCGTGAGTAACGCCACCAAAGCGGGCATTCTCGGAAACGGCGTGGCGCTGGGCAACGCATCGAGCTTCGGCTCGGCGGGCTTGACCGGCAACTTGGTGGTCTACGGCCCCGCCGTGCTGGTGCTGGCCATCCTCATGACCTACTTGGTGCTGGGTAGCCAGTTCAACTCGTTCCGTTACCCGCTTTACTTGCTCCTGCCGGTGCCGCTGGCTATCGTCGGCGCGGTCTGGACTCTCTTTTTCTTCAAGACCTCGCTGGACGTGATTACCATTCTGGGCATGGTGATTTTGCTGGGCCTCGCCACCAAAAACTCGATTTTGTACCTCGAATTCGTGGTGGAGCGCATGAAGCACTTGCCCATCAAGGAAGCGCTGATCGAAGCCGCTGAACTGCGTTTCCGGCCCATCATCATGACCACCATCACCGTATTGGTCATCTCCATTCCGCTGATCTTCGGCGGCGGCGAGGGCGCGGAATTTCGGCGCGGCTTGGGCATCGTGATCATGGGCGGTGTGATTACCGGCACGCTGCTGACCTTCTATGTGGTGCCGAGCGTGTTTTACCGCTTCGAGCGCAACAGACAACAGCCGCGTGAAGTGCAGGCCGAAGTTCTGCCGAGCGGAATCGCGCCCGCGACGGACTGA
- a CDS encoding M20 family metallopeptidase — MTSSAQPSVPDLQAEPLVSLLRDLEQLVKLESPTSNMLAVCTVQDAVEQWAKDLQAHTHALPGGTRQFLFGTSEDTGAAQQKRVLVLAHADTVWPQGSLSDMPFRVEGVRVYGPGSYDMKGGIVGLFYALRSLEGNYPAGGIEVLLTPDEEIGSHHSRAVIEQAAQRARVVLVIEPPVADSHALKSGRKGVGHFLVELRGVAAHAGNKPREGASAISEAAHQILAVQALADPEKGTTVSVGAVSGGGAVNVIPAQARFEIDLRVSTLEEGERITQAMQALTPRDSRVEIKVSGGLNRPPFERSPATMKLFAQAKQLAAGLGFDLTEEVVGGGSDGNFTAPFVPTLDGLGAPGDGAHAAHEHIRLDRWPDHVRLLTALLREV; from the coding sequence ATGACCTCTTCTGCTCAGCCCTCAGTCCCCGACCTTCAAGCCGAGCCGCTCGTCTCCTTGCTGCGCGACTTGGAGCAGTTGGTCAAGCTCGAATCGCCCACCTCCAATATGCTGGCCGTCTGCACCGTACAGGACGCGGTGGAGCAGTGGGCCAAAGACCTACAGGCCCACACCCACGCGCTGCCCGGCGGCACACGGCAGTTTTTGTTCGGGACTTCAGAAGACACCGGCGCGGCACAGCAAAAGCGTGTTTTGGTGCTGGCCCACGCCGATACGGTCTGGCCGCAAGGCAGCCTCAGCGACATGCCGTTCCGAGTTGAGGGGGTGCGGGTCTACGGCCCCGGCAGCTACGACATGAAAGGCGGCATCGTGGGCTTGTTTTACGCGCTGAGGAGCTTGGAAGGCAATTATCCGGCGGGCGGCATCGAGGTGCTGCTGACGCCCGACGAGGAAATCGGCAGCCACCACAGCCGCGCCGTGATCGAGCAGGCCGCTCAGCGTGCCCGCGTGGTGTTGGTCATAGAGCCGCCGGTGGCCGACAGCCACGCCCTCAAATCGGGGCGAAAAGGCGTTGGACACTTTCTGGTGGAACTGCGCGGCGTAGCGGCCCACGCGGGCAACAAGCCCCGCGAAGGAGCCAGCGCCATCAGCGAAGCGGCGCACCAGATCTTGGCGGTGCAGGCACTGGCCGACCCGGAAAAAGGCACGACGGTCAGCGTGGGCGCGGTGTCGGGCGGCGGAGCAGTCAACGTGATTCCGGCCCAAGCCCGCTTTGAAATTGATCTGCGGGTCAGCACGCTGGAAGAAGGCGAGCGGATCACTCAGGCCATGCAGGCCCTGACGCCGCGCGACAGCCGCGTGGAGATCAAGGTCTCGGGAGGGCTCAACCGCCCACCGTTCGAACGCAGCCCCGCCACGATGAAGCTTTTTGCTCAGGCCAAACAGTTGGCGGCTGGCCTCGGCTTCGATTTGACTGAGGAAGTGGTCGGCGGCGGCAGCGACGGCAATTTCACCGCGCCGTTTGTGCCCACTCTCGACGGCCTCGGCGCACCCGGCGACGGCGCACACGCGGCCCACGAACATATCCGCCTAGACCGCTGGCCCGACCACGTGCGTCTGCTGACGGCGCTGCTGCGCGAAGTGTAG
- a CDS encoding efflux RND transporter periplasmic adaptor subunit has protein sequence MPTASRFTAAPLALTLLSATLLLGACTKPAADTQKADAKPSTSSTNNLDAAPPKTNALKVGAITPKQGKLNVSRTSSATITAAQDSQVAALTGGAVTQVLAVAGQSVKAGDVVVQLDTSALRQTLESAQLQLQSAQINLAQTQRNTNQGDPQLQSALAAAQANADKAQQDVTANRNLLSLGGISAADLKASEAALAQTQSALSLAKNNLTQNGQSGSGSLALLQNQVKSAQVSVGQAQENLVKASVRAPFSGTVASVSAKLGEYVNTGTAVFRLVDGSSLTADFNVSPSDAAALVAGSKLNFDYGGKTYLAVIKEGDRVTGSDRLVPLTTRLFGASASNLPVGGVGQMRYRVSLASGALLPSGAIQNDSGDNAVYLVKGDAAQRQTVKILAESQGQVAVSGIPSGAQVIYPVPPSLQDGASIKVGE, from the coding sequence ATGCCTACGGCTAGCCGGTTTACCGCTGCCCCGCTCGCGTTGACCTTGCTCAGCGCTACCCTCCTGCTCGGGGCCTGCACCAAGCCCGCCGCCGACACACAAAAAGCGGACGCCAAGCCCAGCACCTCCAGCACCAATAATCTGGACGCCGCGCCGCCCAAGACCAATGCTCTCAAAGTCGGTGCCATCACGCCCAAGCAGGGCAAGCTGAACGTGAGCCGCACCTCCAGCGCCACCATCACCGCTGCCCAAGACAGCCAGGTGGCGGCCCTGACCGGCGGCGCGGTAACGCAGGTGCTGGCGGTGGCGGGCCAGAGCGTCAAAGCGGGCGACGTGGTGGTGCAACTCGATACCTCGGCCCTGCGCCAAACCTTGGAGAGCGCCCAGCTTCAGCTTCAAAGCGCCCAGATCAACCTGGCCCAAACCCAGCGCAACACCAATCAGGGCGATCCGCAGCTTCAATCGGCGCTGGCGGCGGCGCAGGCCAACGCCGACAAAGCCCAGCAAGACGTCACGGCCAACCGCAATTTGCTGAGCCTCGGCGGCATCAGCGCGGCTGATCTCAAAGCCAGTGAGGCCGCGCTGGCCCAAACCCAGTCGGCGCTCTCGCTGGCCAAAAACAACCTGACCCAAAACGGCCAGAGCGGCAGCGGCAGCTTGGCCCTGCTGCAAAATCAGGTCAAGAGCGCTCAGGTGTCGGTGGGGCAAGCGCAGGAAAATCTGGTGAAAGCCAGCGTCCGCGCTCCCTTTTCCGGCACCGTGGCCAGCGTCAGTGCCAAGCTCGGCGAATATGTCAACACCGGCACGGCCGTGTTTAGATTGGTGGACGGCAGCAGCCTGACCGCCGACTTCAACGTGTCGCCCAGCGACGCCGCCGCGTTGGTGGCCGGAAGCAAGCTCAACTTCGACTACGGCGGCAAAACCTACCTCGCCGTGATCAAGGAGGGAGACCGGGTGACAGGCAGTGACCGACTCGTGCCGCTGACCACCCGCTTGTTCGGCGCGAGCGCTAGCAACTTGCCAGTGGGCGGCGTGGGCCAGATGCGCTACCGCGTCTCGCTGGCGTCCGGGGCACTGCTGCCCAGCGGCGCGATTCAAAACGACAGCGGCGACAATGCCGTTTACTTGGTCAAAGGAGACGCAGCCCAGCGCCAGACCGTCAAAATTTTGGCTGAGTCGCAGGGCCAAGTGGCGGTCAGCGGCATACCGAGCGGAGCGCAAGTCATCTATCCGGTGCCGCCGAGCCTCCAAGACGGCGCGAGTATCAAGGTCGGTGAATAA